A single genomic interval of Spirosoma taeanense harbors:
- the pseF gene encoding pseudaminic acid cytidylyltransferase, giving the protein MSNVAIITARGGSKRIPRKNIRPFLGKPILAYVIDAATQSGLFDDVMVSTDDEEIATIARQYGAMVPFMRRALTADDYATTADVIREVLEQYATLGKTYEYACCLYPTAPFVSATLLQEAFSSLIERGFDTVYPVQRFSFPIQRAILLREQRVQWFQPEYALTRSQDLEPAYHDAGQFYFLRVNAFKADNQLITDNSGGIVISEMAAHDIDNEEDWQIAEFKYQLLNPLENGQNPL; this is encoded by the coding sequence ATGAGCAACGTAGCGATCATTACCGCGCGGGGCGGCAGCAAACGAATTCCGCGCAAGAACATCCGGCCGTTTCTGGGAAAGCCTATTCTGGCTTACGTCATTGATGCGGCTACGCAGTCCGGCCTGTTCGACGACGTCATGGTTTCGACGGATGACGAAGAGATAGCCACTATTGCCCGACAATACGGTGCGATGGTACCTTTTATGCGCCGGGCGCTGACCGCCGATGATTATGCCACCACCGCCGATGTTATTCGGGAGGTTCTGGAGCAATATGCCACCTTGGGGAAGACGTATGAATATGCCTGTTGTTTATATCCAACGGCGCCCTTTGTGTCGGCTACATTGCTTCAGGAAGCCTTTTCGTCGCTCATCGAACGCGGGTTCGATACTGTATATCCGGTGCAGCGGTTCAGCTTTCCTATTCAGCGGGCTATTCTGCTGCGCGAGCAGCGCGTGCAGTGGTTCCAACCCGAATATGCCCTCACCCGGTCGCAGGATCTGGAGCCGGCCTACCACGACGCCGGCCAGTTTTACTTTCTTCGGGTCAACGCTTTTAAGGCCGACAACCAACTGATCACCGACAATTCGGGCGGGATTGTTATCTCCGAAATGGCCGCGCACGATATTGACAATGAAGAAGACTGGCAAATTGCCGAGTTTAAATACCAGTTGCTGAATCCGCTCGAGAACGGGCAAAATCCCTTATGA
- a CDS encoding lipopolysaccharide biosynthesis protein, with amino-acid sequence MGIIKRQTIQSSIYAYAGVAVGFLTQGIFFPNLFSKDQVGLLTLLIALAQVLAQASNLGLNSAGGRYFPYFRDATRQHNGYLRIASLTTLIGFSLCVLGLWLARPLVVDMNQADSPLFVQYYYLLIPLTLFTVVFMVFDNYARLLYDPVTGTILQQFLQRVLILLAGVLYWLGWVTFPQFLGVWLLAFFLQTVLMILSVARDKALFFSRQYVSVSPELRRNLARYAALTLTTALSSQVILTIDKVMINNAQGLADTGVYSIASYFATVIALPATALYKVAGTLIAESWKSNDLKNIATIYRKSCLNQLIAGCLVFVGVAANLPNVFRFLPAGYEAGYYVILWLGLGKLIDMATGINGIILSTSRYYAYDSLFFVALIFITIAANQYLIPRFGITGAAIGAALATFLYNFSRTLFVGLNFGMQPFTWRNATVVVLAAGVWWLAVQAPYPGPDSPVWRTLLDLAWRSALITGLFGGLVLALRLSPDINQTVEGLRKRLF; translated from the coding sequence ATGGGTATCATCAAACGGCAAACCATTCAGAGTTCGATTTACGCCTACGCGGGCGTGGCCGTTGGCTTTCTAACGCAGGGAATTTTCTTTCCAAATCTGTTCAGCAAGGATCAGGTGGGCTTACTGACTCTCCTGATTGCGCTGGCGCAGGTGCTGGCGCAGGCTTCCAACCTGGGTCTTAATAGCGCGGGTGGGCGTTATTTTCCATACTTCCGCGACGCCACCCGGCAGCACAACGGCTACCTGCGCATTGCGAGCCTGACTACGCTCATTGGCTTCAGCCTGTGCGTGCTGGGCCTGTGGCTGGCCCGCCCGCTGGTGGTTGACATGAACCAGGCCGACTCGCCCCTGTTTGTTCAGTATTACTACCTACTCATTCCGCTCACGCTGTTTACGGTCGTGTTCATGGTGTTCGACAATTACGCACGCCTGCTCTACGACCCCGTTACGGGGACCATCCTGCAGCAGTTCCTCCAGCGCGTGCTGATTCTGCTGGCGGGAGTTCTTTACTGGCTGGGCTGGGTTACGTTCCCGCAGTTTCTGGGTGTCTGGCTGCTGGCCTTTTTCCTACAAACCGTTCTGATGATTCTGAGCGTCGCGCGCGACAAAGCTCTGTTTTTCAGCCGCCAGTACGTATCTGTCAGCCCCGAATTACGACGGAATCTGGCCCGCTACGCAGCGCTGACGCTGACAACCGCGCTTTCGTCGCAGGTGATTCTGACCATCGACAAGGTGATGATTAACAACGCGCAGGGCCTGGCCGATACGGGCGTTTACAGCATTGCCTCCTATTTTGCGACGGTCATTGCCCTGCCCGCAACGGCCCTGTATAAAGTCGCCGGAACGCTCATTGCCGAGTCATGGAAATCGAACGATTTAAAAAATATCGCAACTATTTACCGCAAGAGCTGTCTAAATCAGTTGATTGCGGGTTGTCTGGTGTTCGTGGGCGTAGCCGCAAATCTACCTAATGTGTTTCGGTTTTTACCGGCCGGTTACGAAGCCGGTTATTACGTGATTTTATGGCTGGGCCTGGGCAAATTGATTGACATGGCCACGGGCATTAATGGGATCATTCTGAGCACCTCCCGGTACTACGCTTATGATTCGCTGTTTTTTGTTGCCCTTATTTTTATTACGATTGCGGCCAATCAATACCTGATCCCGCGTTTTGGGATTACTGGAGCCGCCATCGGCGCAGCCCTCGCTACGTTTCTGTATAATTTTTCCCGAACGCTGTTCGTCGGGTTGAACTTTGGGATGCAGCCCTTTACGTGGCGGAACGCGACCGTCGTAGTGCTGGCGGCCGGCGTCTGGTGGCTGGCCGTTCAGGCACCGTATCCCGGGCCGGATAGCCCAGTGTGGCGCACGCTGCTGGACCTGGCCTGGCGGTCAGCTCTAATAACAGGTTTATTCGGCGGACTGGTGCTGGCGCTCAGACTGTCGCCGGATATTAACCAGACCGTAGAGGGGTTACGGAAGCGGCTTTTTTGA
- a CDS encoding GNAT family N-acetyltransferase yields MINYTIQRQQNPPYHAIPDFCQQGFFFNEGDHLQQQSNGAFHLLTALNQSTRQAEARCAFFLQPHRAVSPAAAPFGSIEFADSLPDPILDEFLRSLTEAAQSAGAPTLRLVNYPHCYAPKQADRLTDKLIEQGYQLVAADQNFFLSVANHSFESSIAPSQRRRLRKCRQAGFQFEHWQRPNPQEVVTFLQETRQQQGYLLTICPDRLVSLLQEFPEQFPVFVVSDGDIRAALTVAVRVRADILYNFMPASRPDYHRFSPMVMLTDGLFGYCQRQRIRLLDLGVSLDANRQPKPSLMRFKQKLGAQSSPKLVFEKAL; encoded by the coding sequence ATGATAAACTATACGATTCAGCGGCAGCAAAATCCGCCCTATCACGCCATTCCTGACTTTTGCCAACAGGGGTTCTTTTTTAACGAAGGTGATCATTTACAGCAGCAGAGCAACGGAGCCTTTCATTTACTGACGGCCCTGAATCAATCGACTCGCCAGGCCGAAGCCCGCTGCGCCTTTTTTTTACAACCCCACCGGGCGGTCAGCCCGGCAGCGGCTCCGTTTGGCTCGATCGAGTTCGCCGACAGCCTCCCCGATCCAATCCTCGACGAGTTTCTTCGATCGCTGACCGAAGCCGCTCAATCAGCTGGTGCGCCGACGCTGCGACTGGTCAACTACCCCCACTGTTACGCGCCCAAACAGGCCGATCGGCTAACCGACAAACTGATTGAACAGGGCTATCAACTGGTTGCGGCCGACCAGAATTTCTTTCTGTCAGTTGCCAACCATTCGTTTGAAAGCAGTATTGCCCCATCCCAACGTCGGCGGCTCCGGAAGTGCCGACAGGCAGGATTCCAGTTCGAGCACTGGCAACGTCCGAACCCGCAGGAGGTCGTTACGTTCCTGCAGGAAACCCGCCAACAGCAGGGGTATCTGCTCACGATCTGTCCCGACCGGCTGGTTAGCTTATTACAGGAATTTCCGGAGCAGTTTCCGGTCTTTGTCGTGAGTGATGGCGATATTCGGGCTGCGCTGACAGTGGCCGTCCGGGTGCGGGCGGACATTCTATATAATTTTATGCCCGCGTCACGACCGGATTATCATCGTTTCAGTCCGATGGTCATGCTGACCGACGGCCTGTTTGGCTATTGCCAGCGCCAGCGTATCCGGCTGCTCGACCTGGGCGTGTCGCTCGATGCCAACCGACAGCCCAAGCCGAGTTTGATGCGCTTCAAGCAAAAGTTAGGTGCGCAATCGTCGCCTAAACTGGTCTTCGAGAAAGCCTTGTAG
- the pseG gene encoding UDP-2,4-diacetamido-2,4,6-trideoxy-beta-L-altropyranose hydrolase, whose product MKSVIFRADGNAQIGLGHVMRCLALARMLNETWSRQFAITDPTPEVAQLLERAGLTVISLPAADAEQTFLEQIQPGDLVVLDGYVFTESFQQAIRTKAKTLVFIDDLLTGHQVADVVINHAGGVSPTDYDAEPDTQFCLGPHYALLRPEFFSPEGFGSPSSDGPIFVSLGGADPKNLSLSVLEAIRQTDATLPVRIVLGPFHPDRASVEAFRSQLPHLTILQNLDADQMVAELTRCRLAITACSTIAYEVCAVNRPLIAIVTADNQTRLAKFLSDEKLALSVNFPALLSRQTPSLNLETALRFAIQSFQFSPDTVADSLACQRRYFDGRSPERFQALFDSLCP is encoded by the coding sequence ATGAAGTCAGTCATCTTTCGCGCCGATGGAAACGCTCAAATTGGATTAGGCCACGTCATGCGCTGTCTGGCGCTGGCCCGAATGCTGAATGAGACCTGGTCCAGGCAGTTTGCCATCACGGATCCAACGCCGGAAGTCGCTCAGCTTCTTGAGAGGGCGGGTCTGACGGTTATTTCCTTACCAGCCGCTGATGCTGAACAGACTTTTTTAGAGCAAATCCAGCCAGGCGATCTGGTTGTGCTCGATGGGTATGTCTTTACCGAGTCCTTCCAGCAGGCCATTCGCACTAAGGCTAAAACACTGGTGTTCATTGACGATTTGCTGACTGGCCATCAGGTAGCCGATGTAGTAATCAATCACGCGGGGGGCGTCTCACCGACGGATTACGATGCGGAACCCGACACGCAGTTTTGTCTGGGACCGCATTATGCCCTGCTTCGACCGGAGTTTTTCAGTCCGGAGGGATTCGGATCGCCCTCCTCGGATGGGCCGATTTTCGTCAGTCTGGGCGGAGCCGATCCAAAAAATCTCTCGCTGTCTGTACTCGAAGCCATTCGGCAGACGGACGCCACGCTGCCCGTCCGAATCGTTCTGGGGCCCTTCCATCCGGACCGAGCGTCGGTCGAAGCGTTCCGTAGCCAGCTGCCCCATCTGACGATACTGCAAAACCTCGACGCGGATCAGATGGTAGCCGAATTAACCCGGTGTCGGCTAGCCATTACGGCCTGTAGTACGATTGCCTACGAAGTCTGCGCCGTTAACCGGCCACTGATCGCGATTGTTACGGCCGATAATCAGACGCGGCTGGCAAAATTTTTGTCCGATGAAAAACTGGCCTTGTCCGTTAATTTTCCAGCCTTACTCAGTCGGCAGACGCCTTCACTAAATCTGGAAACTGCCCTTCGGTTTGCCATCCAGTCGTTTCAGTTTTCGCCCGATACCGTAGCCGACTCGCTGGCCTGTCAGCGTCGGTACTTTGACGGTCGTTCGCCGGAGCGGTTTCAGGCTTTATTTGACTCCTTATGCCCTTAA
- the pseB gene encoding UDP-N-acetylglucosamine 4,6-dehydratase (inverting) produces the protein MLDLTNKSILITGGTGSFGKKFVEMVYKRYPNLKRLVIYSRDELKQFEMSQHYPSSTYKSIRFFIGDVRDAERLKRACEGVDIIIHAAALKQVPAAEYNPMECIKTNVFGAENVINAALDNGVQRVVALSTDKAAAPINLYGATKLCSDKLFVAANNMKGSRDLRFSVVRYGNVIGSRGSVVPFFLDKRKDGVLPITHPDMTRFNISLEEGVEMVLYALEHAWGGEIFVPKIPSYRITDVATAIGPNCEQKLVGIRPGEKLHEEMITETDSLNTIETDKYYVITPATPIWSMDDYIRAFNGRLVEMGFKYNSGTNTDWLNVEQLREQIREHVDPSFTV, from the coding sequence ATGCTTGATTTAACAAATAAGTCTATTCTGATTACGGGCGGCACCGGCTCGTTCGGCAAGAAGTTTGTCGAGATGGTGTATAAGCGGTATCCGAACCTCAAACGGCTGGTTATCTATTCGCGCGACGAGCTGAAGCAGTTTGAAATGAGCCAGCACTACCCGTCGTCAACATATAAATCCATCCGGTTTTTTATTGGCGACGTGCGGGATGCCGAGCGGCTCAAACGGGCCTGCGAGGGCGTGGACATCATTATCCACGCGGCTGCCCTGAAGCAGGTTCCGGCCGCCGAATACAACCCGATGGAGTGCATCAAGACCAATGTCTTTGGTGCAGAGAACGTAATCAACGCGGCCCTGGATAACGGTGTGCAACGCGTAGTCGCTCTCTCGACCGATAAGGCTGCGGCTCCCATCAATCTCTATGGCGCCACTAAACTCTGCTCCGACAAGCTGTTTGTGGCGGCTAACAATATGAAAGGCAGCCGCGATCTGCGGTTCTCGGTCGTGCGTTACGGCAACGTAATCGGTTCGCGCGGCTCGGTGGTGCCGTTCTTTCTGGACAAGCGGAAAGACGGCGTTCTGCCCATTACGCACCCCGACATGACCCGCTTCAACATTTCGCTCGAAGAAGGAGTCGAGATGGTACTCTACGCACTGGAGCACGCCTGGGGTGGCGAGATTTTCGTTCCGAAAATTCCTTCCTACCGCATCACCGACGTAGCAACCGCCATTGGACCGAACTGCGAGCAGAAGCTGGTCGGTATTCGGCCGGGGGAGAAACTCCACGAGGAGATGATCACCGAAACCGACTCGCTCAATACTATTGAAACGGATAAGTATTACGTCATTACGCCCGCAACGCCGATCTGGAGTATGGACGATTATATCAGGGCGTTCAATGGGCGGCTGGTCGAGATGGGCTTCAAATACAACTCGGGTACGAACACCGACTGGCTCAACGTAGAACAGCTGCGGGAGCAGATTCGGGAACACGTTGACCCATCGTTTACGGTATAG
- the pseC gene encoding UDP-4-amino-4,6-dideoxy-N-acetyl-beta-L-altrosamine transaminase, with protein MNQPIPYGRQHITDEDIAAVTDVLRGPFLTQGPHIGTFESAFADYIGCQYAVAVANGTAALHLCCMALGVTSGTRVITTPITFSASANCVRYCGGEVYFADIDPETALLDINAMRALLEQHPKGYFSGIIPVDFAGYPVDLAAFRQLADEHGLWVLEDACHAPGGSFTDSTGTVHRCGDGSLADLAIFSFHPVKHIAAGEGGMITTNDEALYKHLLRLRTHGITSKPGDLTEYQPGDPERGGWYMELQELGYNYRLTDFQAALGTSQLQRVEAMLDRRQAIARRYDEAFVDTPVTIIVPPPGVDHAYHLYVIQVDSRKELYDFLRTKQIMAQVHYIPVHLMPYYRQFGWKPGDFPNAERYYARCLSLPMYPTLTDEEQDYVIAAVRTFINS; from the coding sequence ATGAACCAACCCATCCCCTACGGCCGGCAGCATATTACGGACGAAGACATTGCGGCTGTCACCGACGTGCTGCGTGGTCCGTTTTTAACGCAGGGGCCGCATATCGGCACGTTTGAGTCGGCCTTTGCCGATTATATCGGCTGTCAGTACGCCGTAGCCGTAGCCAACGGCACGGCCGCGCTGCACCTGTGCTGTATGGCTCTCGGCGTTACCAGCGGAACGCGGGTGATCACTACCCCCATTACGTTCTCGGCCTCGGCCAACTGCGTTCGCTACTGCGGGGGCGAGGTGTATTTTGCCGACATTGACCCTGAAACCGCCCTGCTGGACATCAACGCCATGCGGGCTTTGCTGGAACAACATCCCAAAGGTTATTTCTCCGGGATCATTCCGGTTGATTTTGCCGGTTACCCGGTCGATCTGGCGGCCTTCCGGCAACTGGCCGACGAGCATGGCCTCTGGGTGCTAGAAGACGCCTGTCACGCGCCCGGCGGCTCATTTACCGATTCGACGGGGACGGTTCACCGCTGTGGTGACGGTTCATTGGCCGATCTGGCGATTTTTAGCTTCCACCCCGTCAAGCATATCGCAGCCGGCGAAGGCGGCATGATCACGACTAACGATGAGGCTTTATATAAGCACCTGCTGCGGCTCCGTACACACGGCATTACCAGCAAACCCGGCGACCTGACCGAGTATCAACCCGGCGACCCGGAGCGGGGCGGCTGGTATATGGAACTTCAGGAACTGGGCTATAACTACCGCCTGACCGATTTTCAGGCCGCACTAGGCACCAGCCAGCTCCAGCGCGTTGAGGCCATGCTCGACCGGCGCCAGGCTATCGCCCGCCGGTACGATGAGGCTTTTGTTGATACGCCCGTCACGATTATCGTGCCGCCCCCCGGCGTTGATCATGCCTATCACCTTTACGTTATTCAGGTCGATAGTCGGAAAGAGCTGTATGATTTTCTGCGGACGAAACAGATCATGGCGCAGGTCCACTACATTCCCGTGCATCTGATGCCCTACTACCGGCAATTCGGCTGGAAACCGGGTGACTTTCCAAATGCCGAACGGTACTATGCCCGCTGCCTGAGCCTGCCCATGTACCCCACGCTGACCGACGAGGAACAGGACTACGTAATCGCTGCGGTCCGGACGTTTATCAACAGCTAA
- a CDS encoding GNAT family N-acetyltransferase: protein MPLTFRKAQPADARLYFDWANDPDTRQQSFNSDAISLETHTAWFTRKLIDADALLLVFMDETGDPVGQVRFERKPVADMPDEIIIGLSVDARQRGKGLAHQLIKQGCAVCRKQWGAVTIHAYIKPENQASVRAFERAGFRLSGESDKFGVPSLLFTNSLTAEG, encoded by the coding sequence ATGCCCTTAACCTTTCGCAAAGCCCAGCCCGCCGACGCTCGTCTATACTTTGATTGGGCGAACGACCCCGATACCCGGCAACAGTCGTTCAATTCCGACGCAATTTCGCTGGAGACGCATACGGCCTGGTTCACCCGCAAACTCATTGACGCCGACGCGCTGCTGCTGGTATTTATGGACGAAACGGGCGATCCGGTCGGGCAGGTGCGTTTCGAGCGAAAGCCGGTAGCCGATATGCCCGACGAAATCATCATTGGTCTGTCGGTAGATGCCCGGCAGCGGGGTAAGGGCCTCGCCCATCAACTGATTAAACAGGGCTGCGCGGTTTGCCGAAAGCAGTGGGGCGCCGTTACGATTCATGCCTACATCAAACCAGAGAACCAGGCGTCGGTGCGGGCCTTCGAGCGGGCTGGTTTCCGTTTGTCGGGCGAAAGCGATAAATTTGGGGTGCCAAGTTTGTTGTTTACAAACAGTCTGACGGCTGAAGGCTGA
- a CDS encoding FkbM family methyltransferase, whose product MWFFRFLFTDAARLLRSAEGRRLLGMTLRYGEQPRNKTVDVQFGRYQFRVPDALSFLWQYREIFVDEFYRFSTSSQTPVIFDCGTNIGTSVLYFRQTFPNARIVAFEADEHISAVLQNNLRQNQIEGVEIVTKAVWINEEGIWFGSDQADSASIFSQTDRKLVPSVRLRDYLLRETRIDMLKIDIEGAETAVLTDCRDALAHVQNMFVEFHAYLGHPQTLAEVVQVLEESGFRYYINTTQYRHAPLINHRYRNNDSMDLQLNIFAYRP is encoded by the coding sequence ATGTGGTTTTTTCGCTTTTTATTTACGGATGCAGCCCGGTTGCTGCGCTCGGCCGAAGGTCGTCGGTTGTTAGGGATGACGCTACGCTACGGCGAACAGCCGCGCAACAAAACCGTTGACGTTCAGTTCGGCCGGTATCAGTTCCGGGTACCCGATGCCTTATCCTTTCTCTGGCAGTATCGAGAGATCTTCGTGGATGAGTTTTATCGCTTTTCTACGTCCAGTCAGACACCCGTTATTTTCGACTGCGGCACCAACATTGGCACCAGTGTCCTTTATTTCCGGCAGACCTTTCCAAACGCCCGAATCGTGGCCTTTGAAGCTGATGAGCACATCAGCGCTGTGCTGCAGAACAACCTGCGCCAGAACCAGATTGAAGGCGTAGAGATAGTAACTAAGGCCGTCTGGATCAACGAAGAAGGCATCTGGTTTGGTAGCGACCAGGCCGACTCAGCCTCTATCTTTTCGCAGACCGACCGCAAGCTCGTTCCTTCCGTTCGGCTGCGCGACTACCTGCTACGCGAAACCCGCATCGACATGCTCAAGATCGACATCGAAGGGGCCGAAACGGCGGTGCTGACCGACTGCCGCGACGCGCTGGCACATGTGCAGAATATGTTCGTTGAGTTTCACGCCTACCTCGGGCATCCGCAAACACTGGCCGAGGTCGTACAGGTGCTGGAAGAAAGCGGCTTTCGGTATTACATCAATACTACCCAGTATCGCCATGCACCGCTGATCAACCATCGCTACCGCAACAACGATAGCATGGACCTGCAATTGAATATCTTTGCGTATCGGCCTTAA
- the pseI gene encoding pseudaminic acid synthase, with amino-acid sequence MHQPIQVANHLISPAHRPFVIAEMSGNHNQSLDRALEIVDAVADAGAHALKLQTYTPDTITFNGQSEEFYIRDAKSLWADKNLYKLYAEAYTPWEWHKPIFEHAKKRGMIAFSSPFDTTAVDFLESLDVPLYKIASFENTDHILLKKVARTGKPVIMSTGVASVADLDESVKVLRQHGCKDLVLLKCTSTYPATPESTNLLTIPHMRQLFDVPVGLSDHTMGIGAAVAAVALGAVVLEKHVTLRRADGGVDSAFSLEPDELKNLVIETERAHLAMGQVNYTLTPKECNSLQFKRSLYVVQDVKAGQPFTSENVRSIRPANGLHTRYYDDILGQTALADITAGTPLQWNLIK; translated from the coding sequence ATGCATCAACCCATACAGGTTGCCAATCACCTCATCAGCCCGGCGCACCGTCCGTTCGTCATCGCCGAGATGTCGGGGAATCATAATCAATCGCTCGACCGGGCGCTGGAAATTGTAGACGCCGTCGCCGATGCCGGTGCTCACGCGCTCAAACTCCAGACCTACACGCCCGATACGATTACGTTCAACGGCCAGTCGGAGGAGTTTTATATCCGCGATGCCAAATCCCTCTGGGCCGATAAGAATCTGTACAAGCTCTACGCAGAAGCCTATACCCCCTGGGAGTGGCACAAGCCTATTTTCGAGCACGCGAAAAAGCGCGGCATGATTGCATTTAGCTCCCCCTTCGACACAACGGCCGTTGATTTTCTCGAATCGCTCGATGTGCCGCTCTACAAGATTGCGTCGTTCGAGAACACGGATCATATCCTGCTCAAGAAGGTAGCCCGGACGGGCAAGCCGGTCATCATGAGCACGGGCGTGGCCTCGGTGGCCGACCTCGACGAGTCGGTGAAGGTGCTGCGCCAGCACGGCTGTAAAGATCTGGTGCTGCTCAAATGCACGAGTACCTACCCCGCTACGCCCGAAAGCACGAACCTGCTCACTATTCCGCACATGCGGCAGTTATTCGACGTACCGGTCGGGCTATCTGACCACACCATGGGCATTGGCGCGGCCGTCGCTGCGGTGGCCCTGGGCGCGGTCGTCCTCGAAAAGCACGTTACCTTACGCCGGGCCGATGGCGGGGTCGATTCGGCCTTTTCGCTGGAGCCGGACGAGCTGAAAAACCTCGTTATCGAAACCGAGCGGGCGCATCTGGCCATGGGGCAGGTCAACTACACGCTCACCCCCAAAGAATGCAACAGCCTGCAGTTTAAGCGGTCGCTATACGTAGTTCAGGACGTAAAAGCCGGGCAGCCCTTTACGTCCGAGAACGTTCGGAGCATTCGTCCGGCCAATGGTCTGCACACCCGCTATTACGACGACATTCTGGGCCAAACAGCCCTCGCAGACATCACGGCCGGCACCCCGCTGCAGTGGAACCTGATCAAGTAG